A window of Fundidesulfovibrio magnetotacticus genomic DNA:
ATGAGGCCTTCATGGCCCGCGCCCTGGACCTCGCCCGCCGGGGCAAGGGGACCACGGCCCCAAACCCCTGCGTGGGCGCAGTGCTCGCCCGCGAAGGCCGCGTGGTGGCCGAAGGCTGGCACCAGCGCTGCGGCGGCCCCCACGCAGAGGTGAACTGCCTGGCCGACGCCCGCGCCAAGGGCGTGGACCCGGCCCTGTGCACCCTCTACGTCACTCTGGAGCCCTGCAACCACTACGGCCGCACGCCGCCCTGCACCAAGGCCGTGCTGGAGGCGCGAGTGCCCCGCGTGGTGGTGGGCTGCCTGGACCCCAACCCCCAAGTGGAAGGCGGCGGCGCGGACTTCCTGCGCTCCCGAGGCGTGGAGGTCGCCGTGGGCGTCCAGGAGCGACGGTGCCTGGACCTCATCGCGGATTTCAACGTCTGGCGCTTCACCTCGCGCACCTACAACATTCTCAAGATGGCGGCCACGCTGGACGGGCGCATCGCCGCCCGCTCGGGCCGCGCCGCCTGGGTGAGCTGCCCCGAATCCCGCTCCATGGTGCACGACCTGCGCGCCCGCGTGGACGCTGTGGTGGTGGGCGGCGGTACCCTGCGCCAGGACGACCCCAGGCTCACGGCGCGGACCGAGGGCCGCTCCCTGGAGCGCCAGCCCCTGGCCGTGGTGGTCACGTCGCTCTTGCCCGA
This region includes:
- the ribD gene encoding bifunctional diaminohydroxyphosphoribosylaminopyrimidine deaminase/5-amino-6-(5-phosphoribosylamino)uracil reductase RibD, translating into MARALDLARRGKGTTAPNPCVGAVLAREGRVVAEGWHQRCGGPHAEVNCLADARAKGVDPALCTLYVTLEPCNHYGRTPPCTKAVLEARVPRVVVGCLDPNPQVEGGGADFLRSRGVEVAVGVQERRCLDLIADFNVWRFTSRTYNILKMAATLDGRIAARSGRAAWVSCPESRSMVHDLRARVDAVVVGGGTLRQDDPRLTARTEGRSLERQPLAVVVTSLLPESGSPFSLLRERPEQTVFWTDAANAASTRAEALRDMGVRVWDLPPLEGERLDLGAGFERLRAEAACHATLCEGGGRLALSLARQGLMDEFLYVLAPKILGDEQGVPVFAGGPPHEMDKALNLRLADATPLGQDLLLSYRPA